ACGCGTCCCGCACCGCGGACACCTTCACCTCCTTATCTGACGTCACCACGATGTCCACGTCTCCTCCAGACTCTGACACACAGAGAGTTAATGACTCTCGGAGCACAGTCACGCTTCGGGACACAGTCCTCAGCACCATGCAACTACAGCCGCTTCAGTGACACGTACAGCTACTTATGAATCGTCATGTGACCGTGTGATGGACAGTGTGTGGGGAACAGTCAAAAGAATTCAaatcaaactaaattaaactaactTTCACAGAAGCAGCTAAAAGTTCCATactgctggacacacacacacacacacacacacacacacacagacagacagacacaaacacacacacagacacacacacacacacacacacacacacacactctctctctctctcacacacacacacacacacacacagacacacacacacacacacacacacacacacacacacacacacacacacacacacaaacacacacacagacacacacacagacacacacagagagacatacactctctctctctctctcacacacacacacacacacacacactctctctctctctctctctctctctcacacacacacacacacacacacacacacacaaacacacacacacacagacacacacacacagacacacacagagagacatacactctctctctctctctcacacacagacacacacacacacacacacacacacacagacacacacacacacacacacacagacacacacacacacacacacacagacacacacacacacacacacacacacacagacacacacacacacacacagagacatacacactctctctctctctctctctcacacacacacacacacacacacagacagacacacacacacacagacacacacacacacacacacacacacacacacagacacacacacacacacacacagagacatacacactctctctctctctctctcacacacacacacacacacacacacagacagacacacacacagacacacacacacacacacacacacacagacagacacacacacacacacacgcacacacacacacacacacacagacagacacagacacagacacagacacacacacacacagacacacacacacacacacacacacacagacacacagagagacatacacactctctctctctctctctctcacacacacacacacacacagacagacacacacacagacacacacacacacacacacacacacacacacacagacagacacacacagacacacacacacacacacacacacacacacacacacagacacacacacacacacacacacacacacacacacacactcactgatgtACGGGGCCATCCCAGGGTCCAGTGTGGTGATCATGGACTCCACAGAGTGTTTGGTTCGATCCAGGACGGTCTTGACCATGGGGTTCCCGGCTACACCCTGAGATCACGACACAAGAGCGTCAGGACGTGCTCCAGTACACCCTTTACTCCTAGTCCTGAGTCTGATCGCACGTTTAGTTCTGATCATATTCACTCAACCTGCTCCATTTATCTTTtagtcaagtttcagtcaaatTCATAGTTGagaattttagtttagttttagtcagtggaaacttttcacattttcatcatATTTCATATCACTATATAATGGTTAAAATGATCATAGATAGAGATCACAGAGAGCGCGTGTGAATGGGTGCCAGATCGCAGAAAACACTTCTGACTGGGGGATCTGAGctcttgatatctggcaaccgCAAAACATCAACACTCACATAATAGAGTCTTATACAGCAGTCAGAAATGTTTTTGCTCCCGTTTTTGTTAAGTTATTGTTCTTTTAACTATATTTTCGTCTCCTCTATTTTGTCGATGATATTGCATGTTCACTTAGTCTCAGTAACCGTCTCAGGAGCTCATCATCATCTTGTAATCGTCTGGTTTCCGTCAGGGGGAAGAACATTCTTGTTAATGAAATGACCTCTAGTGTGCAGTACCTTGATGAAGCCCCATAATCCACCGGGTGAGCTGGCGTCCGGAGTCCCTCTGGGGTCGTCACAGTCCTCAGGAAATGTGATGGGTGAGCTGACGTCTAACCCTCCAGACATCGGCTGCTGCATCATGGGATTGGTGACAATTCCTACAGAAACACAATCACATCTGCTGACAGTGACAACCCATCATCCCCTTGTGGACCACCACAAAACATCTCCACATTAGGGTTTAGTGATGGAATGAATCCATGTTTCTGAACAAATCAACTGAATGATTTAAAGTCATCATGAGAGGGACTCGCGGACACCTCAAATGTACATACACCCAAATCAGATTCTGTGCACTTCTGCAAAGCAAAGATAGATCCTGCTGATTCTGGATTAATTTGGCAACAGCCAACAGTGTCTTCTAATTGAACATGATTAGATTTAGGCATTTGAAATTCAATTAGGTAAAAATGGCCTTGGAaatcataaattaaatgtaaaggtGAACTTCTATAAGAGAATGTGAAAGGGTTCAGAGGTCAGTATTAGTTGAGCGGATGGAGATGACGGAGAGCTTCAGACCTGGCATGGGTGAGGCGCTGGAGAAACTGGGCATGAGCGGCGTCTGAGGGGTGCGGCCAGCGTGGCCTCGGGTGATGTCATATCCTGCGCTCACAGAGAAGCCAGTGGTGGGCGGGCCCATCGGGGGGGCAGAGAGGACGGGGCCACCGTACGGGCCGCTCAGACCCACAGGAGACAGTGGAGGAGCAGGTGTCTGGAGGGGCGGCAGCGTGGAGGTCATAGACACTGGAGGAACAGGGCTGGAGAACCCTCCCGGGGCGAAAGAGACGCCAGGAGAGCTGAGGAGAGTCTGAGGACCAGAGACACCTGAACACAAGAAGAGCAGACCTGAACCACTGACACAGGACACCCAGCACTCTCATCAACCACCTTCACTGGGGGTGAGcggttactgtttttactcttgATGTTTTGTACTTGGATTAAACAAAGTAAATGTAATGTAGGCAAACATTATGTGCAAAAAAGGGTTATAATCACATTAAATTGTAACATTGCAAtctaaacacaaaaaatatatatttatataaatagatttttacagCAGAAGTAAAACAGCTATTTTGATTACCCCATAACACTTTACAGTTAGTGTCACCATACAAACACACTTACAGGTTTAACATTTAACGTCACATTTATCATCCAACTACAAATATTTCAGCGAAATGTACACATTAGTCAGAGTTATTGCGCTCCTGTTTCATGGATCTCCAtcagtttggtgtgtgtgtgcacggagGCGCTCGTTCTGAATGAAGTCTGTGGAGATTTTCTGTTGCTGGCATGGACAGAGATATCACTAGAGCTTAGCGTAGTTTAGAGTGACATAACATACCAGCGTAGTGTGAGGTCAAAATGCGTAGCCGCTATACAAAAGGCATACAGTAAGTATGCACACCCCGATTATGCCCTTTTTTCCAAGAAGTAAAATAAGTCTCTAATGTGTCCAGAGTCTGTACATgaagttttagctcaaaataccccacagataattttttatagcttgttgatAGCTCGCGCCGTCTTTGTGATTTtccctttaaatgtaaatgagctggtgctcctgcctcccttttcagaagagggcggagcttcaagagctcatgctccAGCAAAACAGGACAATCTGTGCAGTAATTGTGTGTTTATGAATTACACAGACGAGAAACACGGTGTTATAAAAATAAGAGCATAGCTGGCCTCGTAGTGCCTTCGTGTGCTATCACATTATGAGCTCGACATATTCAAGCGATCACCttcacattgcttccaaatgcaatttttaactaccacattcatATTCATGATCATTCTGGaagcacgtgaaggcagcatcagtgaaaacaggcaaagacaatggtagctttagcaacattagccttacaaagagccaaaaagttattttggaaaataaaatatgatgcGTGAGGCTTCCTTTTTCTGGAGCTGACTTTCATGCACGAAGCGTTGGGATCAAGCCCTCTTTCAGAATCAACCTTTGCACAACTGACCCTCGTTAGTGAGGCAGTAAAATGATTAGCACAAACATACAGGACTTTTTCCCCTGTTCTCAGTGatctatggagactcctatgttcgCTGGAGCCTCCCAACACACTGACGGTGTACCCCCAGCAGCTACAGCAGGAGAACAGTAATGACTGACCGCTGCTTCTCTCTGGGGGCGGGTCTATGCTAATAGTGCAGAGAGTgtcacaaatgggcgggactttccCCGATTATAATGTGTATGTAGGGAGAAATCTGGAACCATCGTTTGGAAAGACagtttatgatttattgagaTTATTGAATAATGAGTGATTGTAtctttaccattataggctggttaatgccacacaactgtgttcaaacaccttataaaagtgactttaactttaaaacacacacagtgcCCAGTTTCCACATTCAGATCAATAACATCACCAGAGCTACCTATTAATaacataaattatgaaattattttaattgttgtttctgATTAGATGtcgaaaacatttagaaaatattgGTTCACCTGACCGACCGGTTTGTAAGGCAACAGACAAAGTAAACGATGGCACGTTCATAAGAGATACACCAGTGTGAAGATACGCATCACAGCACTGAGCATTAGCACGATGTGTTCCTGAATTCAACTGATGAAAGAGACGGGTTCAAGCATCTTGTCCCTCTTTATCAGATTAGTTCAGGTCTACATCACATCTTCAGAGACGACTGTGTGTGGGGCAAACTCCTGATCTGGGTCTGTGTCTCAGGTACAGACACATCCTGACActacagtgtgtgtgagagaaagagagagagagagagagagagagagagagagagagagagagagtgtgtgtgtgtgtctgtgtgagagagagagagagagagagagagagtgtgtgtgtgtgtgtgtgtgtgtgtgtgagagagagagagagagagagagagagagagagagtgtgtgtgtgtgtgtgagagacagagtgagtgagtcagtgtgtgtgtgtgtgtgtgtgtgtgtgtgagagagagagagtgtgtgtgtgtgtgtgtgtctgtgtgtgtgagagacagagtgagtgagtcagtgtgtgtgtgtgtgtgagagagagagagagtgtgagcatgtgcatgtgtgtgtcagtgtgtgtgtgtgtgtgtgtgtgtgtgagagagagagagagagtgtgagcgtgtgcatgtgtgtgtcagtgtgtgtgtgtgtgtgtgtgtgtgtgtgtgtgtaccgctGGCAGCCGCTGGGGAGGAGCTGCTCTCTTCCATCATCTTCACTCTGTCCTGCCGCTGATGAAGAACATCAACACTGTGCTGTTAAATGACAAGCAGAAATGATCAGAGGAACCCTACAGCGCACAGATAAACCATCATTGACTGAAAACCCTAGAGTCTTTAATGTGCCTTGAGAAGAACGAGTCGTCCGGGGAGAGACTGTTTCTGTCCTGGGATTAGTCTAGTTCAGCTGTCTGAGCCGGGAAGAGACCgtgtaataataatcataatcatcaaCTCAAACCCAAAAGACTTGAGAGATGAACTCATCAGTCCTCGGTCCGGCTCAGACTGCAGGGGTTAACTCAATCCTGAACACGTGTGAGAGAAGAGCCGAGGTGaactaatcacagactgaagacccctCTCTTCTGTTCAGAGCAGTATAGTTCCGTATCGTTGTGCTGTGATCAGTGTTTGTGTAAGTGCTAGTACACATGTtagggaagtaacacgtaacatttgaattatatttgatcaaatgaacgaaatgactcaaaAAAAAGATGAACGAGACTCAAAGGTAATGATCTGAACTTCCATCACTAGTGAGAAGATTCATCAGCACTGACTGCACTGCAGATTATTACTTTCTGAACATGTTTTAGTCTTGTTTTCCAGAACAAATATTTAAAGAGTCCTAACTAAAGGAGTGATTTGCTGCCGGTAAGATGGGGTTTGTATAAGAAGCTAGAGATGATGAAAACCCCCATGATGCACTGGGCTCCATCAGCCGatccacaaacacaaaaacacactctgTATCTTACACGAAAGCCCTGAAGCGGTCAGAGATCGACAGAAGACACTAACACTGAGACAGATCTCCGGAGAAGACCTGAGTCAGGACAGAGATCATCAGAAGACATCGAGGAGGAAAACACTGAAAACTGCACGCCAATGTCCAGGAAAACAATATTGTCTCTCATCCAGGTCGATTTCCTCATCCTGCTGTCTCAtcctgtgttttttgtgtgtgtgtgtgtgtttgcagaaacTCACTTAATctagttctttttttctgaaattaaaactaaatatctTCTTCAAGTGAATCTCTtgatttaaaagtaataatttctgcAGTCACATGAGGATGAGATGTTTGTTCAGTTCACTGTCAGGACACATATCAATACATTACCAGTATTGATCAAATCATCCTAACACCGACTGATTTATGAATGAGATTCTGAAGGaggtttgcacacacacacacacacacacacacacacacacacacacacacacacacacacacacacacatcagactaACCTTACACACGCTTCCCCTCGACTCTCATTCAcgattaaacttattttattttattttatgcatttaacgttagcagacgattttatccaaagcgacctacattgcattcaggctaacaattttctatCATGTGTTCATCATGTGAAACATCACATATTCGCTGATACTGTGCTTCAGACTAGCAGCATTCTCCGAGTTTCTACACAATCATAACTAAGAATGACTCATAAATCATAACTCGAGTATAACAAACTTACCTGCTGCGATCAAACTGAGCTGACCGTTGAAACAGGAACACACGGCCGCGCGCTGATGACGTCACGCAGTGCCACGTCTAGCGCGAGGCGGTGATGTCACTCCTTCAGAATCAACAGCGCACTCTACCCATGTAAAGCTTTGTTATCAAAATTCATGGACATTGACAGCAAGTGTGTATTTTTGTAATGTACACGAGGAAGACTTGGCTCATTTGTTTTACAATTGTGATGTGTCTTTAAAAATTTGGTCTGacgttagtttttttctttttgccccAAGAAAGGTGAATTATAAATTATCTCTAAAAGATGTTATATGTTCTTTCACACATAGAAGCAAAATGTTTGAATATGTGGTGAACTTTTATATCCTGCATGGTAAATATTACATCCATAAACAAAAATTTGCAAAATGCAGACCTAAATGTAGTCTATTCTTAATCGAGATGGAATCGCTAAAGAAATCGTTAaagttagttaaaaataaaaagaacgaAAATTTGTTAAAATTTATGGAGAAATTTTTGATACTGTAATGTCCCCTTTGTGTTcacaaaatttatatatatatatttaatgtctaATTGGGAAAAAGGAGGTAATATGCTGAttgctttttcttatttttattttttcttattattattatttttttttttacttatttattttatgtatttatttctttgatattgttgttatgatttctcattttgtctaaAGGTGTGATATTTGTCTTGTGAAATATTGCAGTTGTATGTTGATTTGCTGGAATTAATGTTTGTAAGtcatttatctaaataaaaaaaaaataataataataaaaatattttttttaaatgtcttctagcaaaaaaaaaaaaaaaaatcaacagcgcACAATATTTGGCTTCAAAGAGATTTATCTTTGTAGGGTCTTAGTC
Above is a window of Carassius auratus strain Wakin chromosome 35, ASM336829v1, whole genome shotgun sequence DNA encoding:
- the LOC113053954 gene encoding protein PRRC1-like gives rise to the protein MMEESSSSPAAASGVSGPQTLLSSPGVSFAPGGFSSPVPPVSMTSTLPPLQTPAPPLSPVGLSGPYGGPVLSAPPMGPPTTGFSVSAGYDITRGHAGRTPQTPLMPSFSSASPMPGIVTNPMMQQPMSGGLDVSSPITFPEDCDDPRGTPDASSPGGLWGFIKGVAGNPMVKTVLDRTKHSVESMITTLDPGMAPYIKSGGDVDIVVTSDKEVKVSAVRDAFQEVFGLAMVTGEAGQSNIAPQPLGYAAGVKGAQERIDSLRRSAVIHEKQPVVSVENFIAELFPDTWFDMGCLILDDPGNGIHIEMFTQATPVALEHVQQAQALTPPDYNLRWSGLLVTVGEVLERSVPNVSRTDWHQAFTGMSRRQMIYSAAKALAGMYKQRLPSRTI